TTGTTTGATGATGAATGAATTGCACAATCGTAATATTGTTTTGCCTTTTTGTGACCTGAGCATAAGATAGAAGAATTCTATTTTACACAAAAGTGCTAAGTTCTGGAATAATTTTGACTTGATTATTTAGAATGTATCTACACAAAGTGCTTTAAAGATTAGATATAAAAGACATCTTAGTATAGTGCCTATCAAGTGTACCAAATGCATTCGTCCATCTTTGTAacctttgttttgttctgtctgtttgtattaTATGTTTAGTCTTGAAGCATATATGTTTCTTACGTTtcattatgattgtgtatctAATCTGTTactttaatgaaatattctaTATTCGACTCACTGAATCTATATTTGTGTACAATCATGTAACTCTACAAAGGAGAACACATTTGACTTGTGCCTCTGGCTTTCTCCGTGAACTCCCCGTCACATTTCATTCTGGAAATATTCTTTTACTagtatcatgattatcaataaagtgagttgatttgaaaaaaaaaaatatgaaaattgtcatgtttgaattttttgttATATGTTATGCTGAGTGCAAGGCGATGTTATATATTCCCGAACACATTTAATTCCCAACAGCAAAAtgtccgttaatccgaaaatggttGAAAAGGTTCCATCATCCGAACATTATTGGGGCGTTATTTCGAAGAATGTTATTCCGAATGTCGTGGTTCCGAAAATAGAATAAGGTtcgtatgttgttgttttttttttatttacccaTACAGTGTATTAATATCCATTTCATCatgattcattcattttcattttcaccaaaGAATATAAGTGTACAAAACATATCCTGCAAGTAAGAAATAAGGTCCtcgatccaaaaatgaaataaggttagtTACTccgaaagaggggggggggggcgtgcctACTTACTAACCTTCAGAAAACCAACCTTCATTGATTTTCTGAAttacgaacattcggaataacgaactgtaacccatCATTAATTTCACGGCCTTGCTGATAAACAGTAACTATGGTCCACTGAATAAACTCAACTCCACTCCACTCAACTCAACACCCTGCCAAAACTTCTGACCAATTAACTGTGAGAAATAGCGGTGTgacatttattaattttgttaCATGAACACCAGCGGAGATTAGACGAATTCATCTAGCGTTGCTATATTGTCTTAACTGACATAGATCGTTGAGCAATCAAGGCTCAGGTTAGATAGGCCCTATCCGATTGTTTTACTACATTATACATATCCAACAAAGATCTTACGACCTTTAAGTCATAGGCCTTATGTCCAAGCCAATCATCCAGTAACCATGATAACACCAAATCAGCAGATGAGAGGAAGTAGACGTTATCTGCAAAAGATTACgagtcaaaatattttttcccttatacatatatatgtttcTCTGGACTCCTTCACAAAAGCCATGAAGAAACACATTTCCCTACTCATAGTatgtaatttgatttgattttgtattaTTCAGTATGTATAAACGCATCATAAAACTCTTAGTTGAGATTCAGCAGTTATGTactttcatcatgatttgtaaTATATGCCCTGAGCCTTTTTGGAGGGACCACTTAAATACTAAGCAATCATTATGTGCTGATGCACATAGGTATGTATTAATGTTGGTATGGTTAGTATGTATACATTCGTACCTTTAAAGTTGTCCTTTCtcgttttctgtttgttttcctgTTCATCGTCGATGTTATCTGGAGAGCCTGTCTCGTTCGGTCCATGTGACTCATCGGTTCCGACGTCAGATTCGATTACCTGCAAAGACGGAGTATTCGATGTCGAAGGAGCAGCCTTTCGATACTGCCGatcagtctttctttgatcacTGATCCTCCATTGCGTCTCCGTCTTCTGTCCTTGGATTCGCCAGATGATGACGGAAATACGAGTGCAGAGGACAGCCGTGATGGCAAAGGGAATGAAtaggtacagtattggtgacaAAAAGCTAAAAATCACACTCTCCAGGTACTGTGGCTCGCAGACGTCAGCCGGTATAGCTCGACGCTCGTTTCCCCGAAGGTATTGCCATAGCGCGGTCGACGGCAGCCAGATGAGCACGGGAATGGCGTACCCGATGGCTATGAGCAGCATGGCACGCGAGCGACGCCGCCAGTATCGACGATGGTGGAAGGGAAATGAGACCGCAACCCAGCGTTCCAGACTGATGATGGTTACGAGCACGATGCTGACATGGGCGAAAGTATGGTCGAGGAAAGAGAAGATGTCGCAGAAGACTTCCCCAAACGGCCATCGCCCGGTGATGAATACGATGGCGAAGAGGGGCATGTCGATGGCACCGACAACCAGGTCAGACACGGCCAGGCTTAGTATGAAGTAGTTGTTGTAGTTACGGAGCTTCTTTGTCGTGACGAAGGCTAGGACGACCAGTAAGTTTCCGATGACGGTGATGAACACGATGACAGCAACGATGACCGCCAAGGCGATGACTACTTCCCCGGAGAAGAGACCGGAAGATTCCGACCAGCTGGTGACCAGAGACTGGGTCGTGAGCTCAGTCATTGCTGAAAAGTTATCTTCTTCTGCCTCTTCAAATAATGTCACAGTTTTTTGTCCGCCCATTTGGCCGTCTGACATGTTAACTCTGTTTTCGAAATCTGAATCACTGGACAGTCTTGAATCTTGAGTTTCCTGCattgaaataagaaaatgttaGAATTGTAAAATAATTCTTTCATGATCTGTGGTATGTTCGAAATGAGATGTCATACTTATAAAATCCCCATAACGGAATAGTTTCTCGGTAAGCATTCAGTATAAAGaattgaaatttgatatataaGCATATAATGGTAAAATGATCTCCCATCATTATTCCTAAAGTGTTAATACGTCTTTGCACTCAGGAAACCTCTCCTTCGCCTTCTCTATTTTACTTTCTCAATTTAGCATGGACCAGAAAATACGAGAGCAGAGATAAACACGCAATCAATAGTTGATTTCAGTGGTTCGTTATTACAAATATTCgcttttgttttcaaacagaTTCTGTTTTGGGATTTCAAGTTAAAACAAGCGTGAATTCACCATTCCTTTAGATGAGAAATGTCGTCAAAGATTTATGTTTACCTATCTTCTTGCCATCAAATTTGATTTGGCGTAATGAACATACAACTTCTAAAACTATTATGATATTGTTTGGATGCTTATATTCTACATTTGCTTATTTTATGCGTCAGTTATAATGATTCTGCTGTGAAGAGTAAATCACCGGAGACTCGCAAAAAAGAATTATTCTCTTTACTGTCTAAAGTATTCCCGTTAAACCAAACAAAACCTT
The nucleotide sequence above comes from Diadema setosum chromosome 5, eeDiaSeto1, whole genome shotgun sequence. Encoded proteins:
- the LOC140228947 gene encoding muscarinic acetylcholine receptor M1-like; amino-acid sequence: MSDGQMGGQKTVTLFEEAEEDNFSAMTELTTQSLVTSWSESSGLFSGEVVIALAVIVAVIVFITVIGNLLVVLAFVTTKKLRNYNNYFILSLAVSDLVVGAIDMPLFAIVFITGRWPFGEVFCDIFSFLDHTFAHVSIVLVTIISLERWVAVSFPFHHRRYWRRRSRAMLLIAIGYAIPVLIWLPSTALWQYLRGNERRAIPADVCEPQYLESVIFSFLSPILYLFIPFAITAVLCTRISVIIWRIQGQKTETQWRISDQRKTDRQYRKAAPSTSNTPSLQVIESDVGTDESHGPNETGSPDNIDDEQENKQKTRKDNFKGLRTLSFIVCAMVISWGPSAVTIIIFSFCADCLPGFMYSVTVFWGYMNSMLNPVCYALADQIFKQSFMSIITLKCLKIR